In a single window of the Papaver somniferum cultivar HN1 chromosome 8, ASM357369v1, whole genome shotgun sequence genome:
- the LOC113305638 gene encoding uncharacterized protein LOC113305638 produces the protein MFSGGIFPVAYGIVSSEIVENWHWFLEKLKTILGPRVLTIISDRHEGLIQGIRDVFPHFRHCFCYQHLKNNVRSNTNKKKSEHGAAMDLLKQCFYSSIHEGFREGMKKLKDVGCDGLHKFLSDLPVECWSNAHCEGCRYGDMCSNIAESFNTWIREAKGMPIATLVNWIRLKIMDQMSKRKAKGVMYKGFICPRLEKKVQASIRVGAQWRITKSGVMEWEVADGKYSHVVNIAKFHYSCRVWFTEQFSCDHAIACMVSAKINVYEYINPFSAFAASAHRMIVLSSPFLITTSILMLLLEDL, from the coding sequence atgttttctggagGAATATTTCCTGTGGCATATGGTATCGTTTCAAGTGAGATCGTTGAAAATTGGCATTGGttcttggagaaattgaaaacTATCTTGGGTCCTCGGGTACTAACTATTatttcggatcgccatgaaggTTTGATCCAAGGGATTCGTGATGTTTTTCCACATTTCCGTCATTGTTTTTGTTACCAGCACTTGAAGAACAATGTCCGTAGTAATACCAACAAGAAAAAGTCAGAGCATGGTGCTGCAATGGATTTGCTCAAACAATGTTTCTATTCATCAATACATGAAGGCTTCCGCGAAGGTATGAAAAAGTTGAAAGATGTGGGATGTGATGGTCTTCACAAATTCTTGAGTGACCTTCCAGTGGAATGTTGGTCCAATGCACATTGTGAAGGTTGTCGTTATGGGGACATGTGTTCAAACATTGCAGAGTCATTCAATACTTGGATCAGGGAGGCGAAAGGTATGCCTATTGCCACGTTAGTTAACTGGATTAGACTTAAGATTATGGATCAGATGAGTAAAAGGAAGGCTAAGGGGGTGATGTATAAAGGATTCATTTGTCCCAGGCTAGAGAAAAAAGTGCAGGCTTCCATTCGTGTCGGTGCCCAGTGGAGAATAACCAAGTCTGGTGTCATGGAGTGGGAAGTAGCTGATGGAAAGTACTCGCATGTTGTTAATATTGCGAAGTTTCACTACAGTTGTAGGGTTTGGTTTACGGAGCAGTTCTCTTGTGATCACGCTATTGCGTGTATGGTCTCAGCTAAGATCAATGTTTACGAGTACATTAATCCGTTTTCAGCATTTGCAGCTTCCGCGCATCGTATGATCGTCCTATCAAGCCCATTCCTGATCACGACAAGCATATTGATGTTGCTACTGGAAGACTTGTGA